The following coding sequences are from one Leptolyngbya sp. NIES-3755 window:
- a CDS encoding putative chemotaxis protein (similar to AA sequence:cyanobase_aa:LBDG_05280), with translation MSTVLVVEDSVTQREMITDLLKGSGIEVTIATDGVEALEHIQGHCPDLVVLDIVMPRMNGYEVCRRLKADPKTQKVPVVMCSSKGEEFDRYWGMKQGADAYIAKPFQPTELVGTVKQLLRG, from the coding sequence ATGAGTACAGTTTTAGTCGTGGAAGATAGCGTCACTCAGCGAGAAATGATCACCGATCTGCTCAAAGGCAGTGGGATCGAGGTGACGATCGCGACCGATGGCGTTGAAGCCTTAGAACACATTCAGGGGCATTGTCCTGATTTGGTTGTGTTGGATATCGTCATGCCTCGGATGAATGGTTACGAGGTCTGTCGTCGGCTCAAAGCTGATCCCAAGACCCAGAAAGTGCCTGTAGTGATGTGTTCCTCTAAAGGGGAAGAGTTCGATCGCTATTGGGGAATGAAGCAAGGGGCGGATGCCTATATTGCCAAACCCTTCCAGCCCACCGAACTCGTCGGTACGGTGAAACAATTGTTGCGCGGTTAG
- a CDS encoding methyl-accepting chemotaxis sensory transducer (similar to AA sequence:cyanobase_aa:LBDG_05300), with protein MARTNEFAQEYQQAERAYMQGKYEEAAGIVDRLVDRYPDDPSARLLRGHIYCYGLQKYDVAQEQYQTVLNLTADPEFVDYANSGLAYAGQFADGGADSFADTNLETDYSSFGEAHNADSFEASSLDNFVFQDDFSAETEDASPFGDPFGASRNGNGSTNQDQFGADDPFSADHNGSAFASEPTSTSDFANVLDDFDQVFAADDEPSHGSMTTVSTDPGISEGDIAPNRSSIASRDTSEDTLFMAAPGFYDEKAAAEFDFPTEQSKFAPIYDEPQATPASTPGNQSNVDFLDDFEDFDDLGNLSDFDLSEDSAGFTSPSVGSAFGFTSNMSAASDSAEIDFGQNPNFTSNGTDSKLREDELFSMSSTTDSVPSFTTQLDAPVAEPTPTVEQGWLAPIENASFATKQMITAGAAGIVSAVAVAVVSFVSANQAAQQNNGAVVSQLRTTGIIMALAGGICGGGTALAVGQLTARHMKRSTEDLRKQFQAVSQGNFNARAAVFAEDELGHLSTEFNQMTRVISTTTSEAQRKAEEQEQAKEDLQRQVIRLLDDVEGAARGDLTVQAEVTADVLGAVADSFNLTIQNLREIVQQVKQAARQVSKGSTENEMFARSLSSDALRQAEELAVTLNSVQVMTNSIQRVAESAREAEEVARTASSTALKGGEAVERTVAGILEIRETVAETTRKVKRLAESSQEISKIVALISQIASRTNLLALNASIEAARAGEAGRGFAIVADEVRQLADRAAKASKEIEQIVLQIQGETGSVMTAMEEGTQQVIEGTRLAEQAKRSLEDIIQVSSVIDTLVRSITADTVEQTETSRNVAQVMQSVELTAQETSQEAQRVSGSLQNLVGVARDLLTSVERFRVETVERK; from the coding sequence ATGGCACGAACGAATGAGTTTGCCCAAGAATATCAACAGGCAGAACGCGCCTACATGCAGGGCAAGTATGAAGAGGCGGCAGGCATTGTCGATCGTTTAGTCGATCGCTATCCTGACGATCCAAGTGCTCGATTACTGCGCGGTCACATCTACTGCTATGGATTGCAGAAATACGATGTGGCACAAGAACAGTATCAAACCGTTCTCAACCTTACCGCTGACCCCGAATTTGTGGATTATGCCAATAGCGGACTCGCTTATGCAGGTCAGTTCGCGGATGGTGGAGCAGACAGTTTTGCAGATACGAACTTAGAAACCGATTACTCATCTTTCGGAGAAGCTCACAACGCTGATTCCTTTGAAGCGAGTTCTCTTGATAACTTCGTATTCCAAGATGATTTCAGTGCAGAGACCGAAGACGCTTCTCCATTTGGCGATCCTTTCGGTGCAAGCCGCAACGGAAACGGTTCAACGAATCAAGATCAATTTGGTGCAGACGATCCGTTTAGTGCAGATCACAACGGAAGCGCTTTCGCAAGTGAGCCGACTTCTACCAGCGACTTTGCAAATGTTCTCGATGATTTCGATCAAGTGTTTGCAGCCGATGATGAACCGTCACACGGCAGTATGACCACAGTTTCAACTGATCCGGGAATCTCTGAGGGTGATATCGCTCCGAATCGAAGCTCGATCGCAAGTCGTGACACCAGTGAAGATACTCTTTTCATGGCGGCTCCTGGTTTCTACGATGAGAAGGCTGCCGCAGAATTCGACTTTCCAACCGAACAAAGCAAATTTGCACCAATCTACGACGAGCCTCAAGCTACGCCAGCTTCAACCCCTGGTAACCAAAGCAACGTCGATTTTCTAGATGATTTTGAAGACTTCGACGATCTCGGCAATCTCTCAGACTTCGACCTATCCGAAGATTCCGCAGGCTTCACCAGTCCTTCAGTGGGAAGCGCTTTCGGATTCACCTCGAATATGTCAGCCGCTTCAGACAGTGCCGAAATCGATTTTGGTCAAAATCCTAATTTCACCTCGAACGGTACAGACTCGAAGCTTCGCGAAGACGAACTTTTCAGTATGTCTAGTACGACTGATTCAGTTCCTAGCTTTACCACTCAGTTAGATGCACCTGTCGCAGAGCCTACTCCAACCGTTGAGCAGGGCTGGTTAGCACCGATCGAGAATGCGTCGTTTGCCACCAAGCAGATGATTACAGCAGGAGCGGCAGGAATCGTTTCAGCAGTTGCGGTCGCAGTCGTTAGCTTCGTTTCCGCAAACCAAGCGGCACAGCAGAACAATGGAGCCGTTGTTTCTCAACTCCGCACGACTGGCATCATAATGGCGCTGGCAGGCGGAATTTGCGGGGGTGGAACAGCGTTGGCAGTCGGTCAACTGACAGCCCGACACATGAAGCGATCGACAGAAGACCTCAGAAAGCAATTCCAAGCCGTTTCTCAAGGGAATTTCAACGCTCGTGCAGCCGTTTTCGCGGAGGATGAATTGGGTCATCTCTCGACCGAGTTCAATCAGATGACTCGCGTTATCTCGACTACAACCAGCGAAGCGCAACGTAAAGCAGAAGAGCAAGAGCAAGCAAAAGAAGATTTGCAGCGTCAAGTGATTCGACTGCTGGACGATGTGGAAGGTGCAGCACGTGGAGACCTGACTGTTCAAGCGGAAGTCACCGCTGACGTGTTGGGAGCCGTTGCTGACTCTTTTAACTTAACGATTCAGAACCTGCGCGAAATCGTTCAACAGGTGAAACAGGCTGCCCGCCAAGTGAGCAAGGGTTCAACCGAAAACGAGATGTTTGCGCGAAGTCTGTCTTCGGATGCTTTGAGACAAGCTGAAGAACTGGCAGTGACGCTGAACTCAGTACAGGTGATGACGAATTCGATTCAGCGGGTGGCAGAAAGCGCTCGTGAAGCTGAAGAAGTCGCAAGAACCGCATCTTCGACCGCTCTCAAGGGTGGTGAAGCTGTAGAAAGAACTGTAGCCGGGATTCTGGAAATTCGGGAAACGGTGGCAGAAACGACTCGTAAAGTGAAACGATTGGCAGAATCTTCTCAAGAGATTTCCAAGATCGTTGCATTGATTTCTCAGATTGCATCCCGGACGAACCTTCTGGCGTTGAACGCGAGTATCGAGGCAGCACGGGCAGGAGAAGCAGGACGTGGATTCGCGATCGTTGCAGATGAAGTTCGACAGTTGGCAGACCGAGCCGCAAAAGCATCGAAAGAAATCGAACAAATCGTTTTACAAATTCAGGGTGAAACGGGATCGGTAATGACCGCGATGGAAGAAGGAACTCAACAGGTTATTGAAGGAACTCGACTCGCAGAACAAGCGAAGCGATCGCTCGAAGACATTATTCAAGTTTCGAGTGTGATCGATACCTTGGTGAGATCGATTACTGCCGATACAGTTGAGCAGACCGAAACCTCTCGAAACGTTGCTCAGGTGATGCAATCTGTGGAATTGACCGCGCAAGAAACTTCGCAAGAAGCACAGCGCGTATCCGGTTCACTGCAAAATCTGGTGGGCGTTGCGCGAGACTTGCTCACCTCAGTAGAACGATTCCGAGTCGAAACAGTAGAGCGCAAGTAA
- a CDS encoding response regulator receiver protein (similar to AA sequence:cyanobase_aa:LBDG_05270) — MQGQLSEIDILSILQLIELGQRTGELFVEAYSGSTHRLSRQHPSWFVFFLNGQIIYAGETESDFSRLRDYLHRYRSESTIDQIPASSIATFNTPEYGCLWALLENHLVTPDQGRKIIQGMVRETLFDLLSLHQGSFVFELGNPLTPQLLTMEIAPLATKILKQVQDWKQLHPYLHSPDQCPTIGNSILLKAAIPDTTFQALDRYADGKTSIRQIARYLNRDISTVARAIYPYVQRGWLQLSNPTVQSSPPRTPKAPKVVCIDDSPTVCKAVELMLNRNGYDISTIENPLTALSLVFQLKPDLILCDITMPELDGYEICAMLRQASAFRQTPIIMLTGKDGFIDRVRARMVGATDYLTKPFGEHEILMLLEKYIGVGQPEHLTTTQQVLDALEAELNLNAS; from the coding sequence ATGCAAGGACAGCTAAGTGAAATTGACATTTTGAGTATTCTGCAACTGATCGAACTCGGTCAGCGAACGGGCGAATTATTTGTTGAGGCATATTCGGGCAGTACGCATCGCTTATCTCGTCAGCATCCGTCCTGGTTCGTCTTTTTCCTCAATGGTCAAATTATTTACGCAGGCGAGACCGAATCCGATTTCTCTCGTCTGCGAGATTACTTACATCGTTATCGATCAGAATCTACGATCGACCAAATTCCCGCATCGTCGATCGCAACTTTCAATACGCCTGAATACGGTTGTCTCTGGGCACTTCTGGAAAATCACCTAGTGACTCCCGACCAGGGACGAAAGATCATCCAGGGCATGGTGCGTGAAACCTTGTTTGATTTGCTCAGTCTGCATCAAGGCTCATTTGTGTTCGAGCTGGGAAATCCGCTGACTCCACAATTGCTCACGATGGAGATTGCGCCACTCGCGACAAAAATACTGAAGCAAGTCCAAGACTGGAAACAGCTTCACCCGTATTTACACTCTCCCGATCAATGTCCCACGATCGGGAATTCGATTCTATTAAAAGCGGCAATTCCTGATACTACTTTTCAAGCGCTCGATCGCTATGCCGACGGGAAAACCTCGATTCGCCAAATCGCCCGATATCTGAATCGCGATATTTCTACCGTTGCGAGGGCAATCTATCCGTATGTTCAGCGAGGATGGTTGCAACTCAGCAATCCTACTGTGCAATCCTCACCGCCTCGCACTCCGAAGGCTCCCAAAGTCGTCTGTATCGATGACAGTCCAACGGTCTGCAAGGCAGTAGAATTAATGCTGAATCGCAACGGCTACGACATCAGTACGATCGAGAATCCACTGACTGCCCTGAGTTTGGTGTTCCAACTCAAGCCCGATCTGATTCTCTGTGATATTACGATGCCAGAACTCGACGGATACGAAATCTGTGCGATGTTGCGGCAAGCAAGCGCATTTCGGCAAACTCCGATTATCATGCTGACGGGCAAAGATGGATTTATCGATCGAGTCCGAGCGCGAATGGTCGGAGCCACAGATTATTTAACCAAACCGTTTGGAGAACATGAAATTTTGATGCTACTAGAAAAATATATTGGGGTTGGTCAACCCGAACATCTAACGACCACACAGCAAGTTTTAGACGCGCTCGAAGCCGAATTAAATTTGAATGCCTCGTGA
- a CDS encoding PP-loop protein (similar to AA sequence:cyanobase_aa:LBDG_05250), giving the protein MANFWTPIHAQIHRTIRHRNLLQKNQSILIAVSGGQDSLCLAQLMIDLRSRWNWYLAIAHCDHRWRSDSQQNAEHVATLAKQWNLPFHLKTADSIPGNEAEARNWRYAQLQLIEGFSAIITGHTASDRAETLLFNLIRGSGADGLRSLNWTRSLSPTQTLVRPLLELTRAQTGEFCRDRNLQIWEDSTNSDLTYSRNRIRQELIPYLKTHFNPQTEQHLAQTIELLSADVDYLEDAAQELYKKAISKEGFDRKVLRQAPIALQRRAVRHFLIQSLNFNPNFEQVEKFVALITAPNRSRTDPFIGKTIAEVSGDFIHLKELP; this is encoded by the coding sequence ATGGCGAATTTCTGGACACCAATCCACGCTCAAATTCATCGAACAATTCGCCATCGCAATCTACTACAGAAAAATCAATCGATTCTAATTGCCGTCTCTGGTGGACAAGATTCGCTTTGTCTGGCTCAATTGATGATCGATTTGCGATCACGTTGGAATTGGTATCTCGCGATCGCGCATTGTGATCATCGCTGGCGTTCCGACTCTCAACAAAATGCCGAACATGTCGCAACCCTAGCCAAACAATGGAATTTACCTTTTCATCTAAAAACCGCAGATTCCATTCCCGGCAATGAAGCAGAAGCGCGAAACTGGCGATATGCTCAACTTCAACTCATTGAAGGATTTAGCGCGATCATCACTGGACATACGGCAAGCGATCGGGCTGAAACACTGCTATTTAACTTAATCCGAGGGAGTGGAGCCGACGGATTACGATCGCTAAATTGGACACGATCGCTCAGTCCAACTCAAACTCTAGTCCGTCCATTATTAGAATTAACTCGCGCTCAAACGGGTGAATTTTGCCGCGATCGCAATCTGCAAATCTGGGAAGACAGCACGAATTCAGATTTAACCTATTCCAGAAACCGAATTCGCCAAGAATTGATTCCCTATCTGAAAACGCATTTTAATCCCCAAACCGAGCAACATCTCGCACAAACGATCGAGCTTTTATCCGCAGATGTTGATTATCTGGAGGATGCCGCGCAGGAACTCTACAAAAAAGCGATCTCAAAAGAAGGCTTCGATCGTAAAGTTCTCCGTCAAGCTCCGATCGCGCTTCAACGTCGAGCAGTACGACACTTTCTAATTCAATCTCTCAACTTCAACCCAAATTTTGAGCAAGTTGAAAAATTCGTCGCGCTAATTACTGCTCCAAATCGATCGCGGACAGATCCATTCATCGGAAAAACGATCGCAGAAGTTTCTGGCGATTTCATTCACTTGAAAGAACTACCTTAA
- a CDS encoding KGK domain family protein (similar to AA sequence:cyanobase_aa:LBDG_05220) has translation MDNGFTPMNEDEVLFVDRGRVLMNNPTFKVSEFLDQLAQVISEQSDEWSEDSEAWFDEGLECEALRFNSGTGWQRGRVRIRLEFAPARQPERLPERSSARQPEPLTRLEPLSDRPRPRNIDDIYADEDNY, from the coding sequence ATGGATAACGGATTTACCCCAATGAATGAAGATGAAGTCTTGTTCGTCGATCGAGGTCGCGTGTTGATGAACAATCCCACCTTCAAAGTCAGCGAATTTCTCGATCAACTGGCACAAGTCATCAGTGAGCAGTCCGATGAATGGTCAGAGGATAGCGAAGCCTGGTTCGATGAAGGATTAGAGTGTGAAGCTTTACGATTTAATTCGGGAACTGGATGGCAACGGGGCAGAGTCCGAATTCGATTGGAGTTTGCACCAGCGAGACAGCCAGAACGATTACCAGAACGCTCTTCGGCTCGTCAACCGGAACCTTTGACTAGACTGGAACCGTTATCCGATCGTCCTCGCCCTCGCAACATCGACGATATTTACGCGGACGAAGACAATTATTAA
- a CDS encoding hypothetical protein (conserved hypothetical protein;~similar to AA sequence:cyanobase_aa:LBDG_05260), which produces MLYLAEVVQKKGGIMGGGKSELKLLACQRGEQNWSAITAEEVIAADEAGKFSPGTLLLVDLTGNKQVQRVQEAGRPIANMLQTFSRLQDKIKTKEAEIEQWNESLTYQSQELTRREMEMEARQEELKIIEAECQQMDQQRQEFVAMRDEVLRQQEELERNRQELQGAWEQLHGQKQQLEERQAELLGACVLDEAKAQELYQLLDRLMESGTSPEVMRQCHELLDYQQSLLAHHWQTLEEQSQSAQHMQHEIEQQAHNIAEQWQTWYQAQEALEQAKIKVKSQGSILAAKQEIARSLNAQIQYHSDLHQKIQNTIDGANGDSPQIDVQALENMSLEELQSIVEGIQREFDQSSQFVHGQEEELRLKEKEIQGLKDKIAQASEFDRMSLETELVDEQDAYEFLHQTLVGQRRSLKEKEVILRQHKMVLVRRGGAEPDGDGIDFSIVFAQIEAQRQKQSEELQQIEVQIREIEAAMQQAQDQVNGQTGEQDEKRNELKQIEEALQAQRVAAAEIAGRVALYQEMLQPIQDSIASMGQHLEAIAQSGGQYAAIEEMKAVISSLTQKPEFVMA; this is translated from the coding sequence GTGCTGTATCTAGCAGAAGTGGTTCAGAAGAAAGGCGGAATCATGGGCGGTGGCAAGTCTGAACTGAAGTTACTGGCTTGTCAGCGTGGGGAACAGAATTGGAGCGCGATCACCGCAGAAGAAGTCATAGCGGCAGATGAAGCAGGTAAATTCAGCCCTGGGACGCTTTTGCTCGTTGATCTGACTGGCAACAAGCAGGTGCAGCGCGTTCAGGAAGCAGGTCGCCCGATCGCAAATATGTTGCAGACGTTCTCTCGGCTCCAAGACAAGATCAAGACAAAGGAGGCTGAGATCGAGCAGTGGAACGAGTCGCTGACCTATCAAAGTCAGGAGTTGACTCGCCGCGAAATGGAAATGGAAGCTCGGCAGGAAGAACTCAAAATTATTGAGGCTGAATGTCAGCAGATGGATCAGCAACGCCAAGAATTTGTGGCGATGCGAGATGAAGTGTTGCGCCAACAGGAAGAATTGGAGCGCAATCGCCAAGAGTTACAAGGGGCATGGGAACAGTTACACGGACAAAAGCAGCAGTTAGAAGAGCGGCAGGCTGAATTGCTGGGTGCTTGTGTGTTGGATGAAGCGAAGGCACAAGAACTTTATCAATTGCTCGATCGCTTAATGGAATCGGGCACTTCTCCAGAAGTCATGCGGCAGTGTCACGAGTTGCTTGACTATCAGCAAAGTTTGCTGGCTCATCATTGGCAAACTCTGGAAGAGCAAAGTCAATCAGCTCAACACATGCAGCACGAGATTGAGCAACAAGCACACAACATTGCAGAACAGTGGCAAACTTGGTATCAGGCTCAAGAAGCACTTGAACAAGCCAAAATCAAAGTGAAATCACAAGGATCGATTTTGGCAGCTAAACAGGAAATTGCTCGATCGCTAAACGCGCAAATTCAATACCACAGCGATTTGCACCAGAAAATTCAGAATACGATCGATGGCGCAAACGGCGATTCGCCTCAGATCGATGTTCAAGCTTTGGAAAATATGTCGCTTGAGGAACTTCAATCGATCGTTGAGGGAATTCAGCGTGAGTTCGATCAGTCCTCTCAATTCGTACACGGACAGGAAGAAGAACTACGGCTGAAAGAGAAAGAGATTCAGGGACTCAAAGATAAGATTGCTCAGGCGAGTGAGTTCGATCGGATGAGTTTGGAAACGGAACTCGTTGATGAACAAGATGCTTATGAGTTTCTGCATCAAACTTTAGTCGGTCAACGTCGCAGTTTGAAAGAGAAAGAAGTCATTTTGCGCCAGCACAAGATGGTGTTAGTGCGTCGGGGTGGAGCTGAACCGGATGGCGACGGAATTGATTTTTCGATCGTGTTTGCTCAAATCGAAGCACAACGCCAAAAGCAGTCTGAAGAATTGCAGCAAATCGAAGTCCAAATTCGAGAAATTGAAGCGGCAATGCAGCAAGCTCAAGATCAGGTGAATGGTCAAACTGGCGAACAGGATGAAAAACGCAACGAATTGAAGCAAATTGAAGAAGCATTGCAGGCTCAAAGAGTTGCAGCAGCGGAAATTGCAGGTCGAGTGGCGTTGTATCAGGAAATGCTACAGCCGATTCAAGATTCGATCGCGTCAATGGGTCAGCATCTCGAAGCGATCGCACAATCGGGCGGGCAATATGCAGCGATCGAGGAAATGAAAGCGGTGATTTCTAGCCTGACTCAGAAGCCAGAATTTGTGATGGCTTAA
- a CDS encoding CheW protein (similar to AA sequence:cyanobase_aa:LBDG_05290): protein MVGSPDFLTGRGQDQAPEFQELESPEGELHLRFYTPSGAEFALPATGIREVLSPSPDRITPVPNVSPLLLGTLNVRGRVVWVADLGQFLGDAAALNTDRPEISVIAVEDQDIMLGLAVDRILGMEWLDIENVQAATAVPDSVAPFLRGEWILDKEGGQCLRLLDQVSILRSARWAA from the coding sequence ATGGTAGGAAGTCCAGATTTCTTAACAGGAAGAGGGCAGGATCAAGCCCCGGAATTTCAGGAGCTAGAAAGCCCCGAAGGTGAGTTGCATTTGCGATTCTATACGCCTTCCGGGGCTGAATTTGCGTTACCTGCGACTGGAATTCGCGAGGTGTTATCGCCTTCACCGGATCGAATTACGCCTGTTCCAAATGTTTCGCCATTGTTGCTCGGAACGCTAAACGTTCGAGGTCGCGTGGTTTGGGTTGCAGATCTGGGTCAATTTCTAGGAGATGCGGCGGCACTCAATACGGATCGTCCAGAAATTTCGGTAATTGCGGTCGAAGATCAAGATATCATGCTCGGTTTGGCAGTCGATCGCATTCTTGGAATGGAATGGCTTGATATCGAAAACGTGCAAGCCGCAACGGCTGTTCCTGACAGTGTTGCACCGTTTTTACGGGGTGAGTGGATTCTGGATAAAGAAGGGGGTCAATGCTTGCGCCTGCTCGATCAGGTTTCCATATTGCGATCGGCAAGGTGGGCGGCATGA